One window of Grus americana isolate bGruAme1 chromosome 18, bGruAme1.mat, whole genome shotgun sequence genomic DNA carries:
- the DGKE gene encoding diacylglycerol kinase epsilon, producing MEGTESRSGTSSSVVADWSLVFWTLCSVLLPVLITLWCSFQRSRRQVLIRDIFRKSKHDWHYTDLFGQPSYCCVCAQHILQGAFCNCCGLRVSEGCLKKADQLFLCKEIMMRSNGGAQTSMPHHWIRGNVPLCSCCMICKQQCGTQPKLCDYRCVWCQYTVHDECMMDCLKTEECTFGEFRDLIIPPYYLSTINHMRKDKRSSYEKVVPYCRKHWMPVIILANTRSGNNMGETLLGEFKILLNPVQVFDLSKIAPAKALQLCTLLPCNTVRVLVCGGDGTVGWVLDAIDEMKIKGQERYIPQVSILPLGTGNDLSNTLGWGAGYAGEVPVEQILRNVMEADGIKLDRWKVQVTNKGYYNLRKPKVFTMNNYFSIGPDALMALNFHAHREKTPSLFSSRIINKAVYFFYGTKDCLVQECKDLNKKVELELDGERIELPNLEGIIVLNIGYWGGGCRLWEGMGDEPYPLARHDDGLLEVVGVHGSFHCAQIQVKLASPVRLGQAHTVRLILKSSKMPMQVDGEPWAQGPCTVTITHKTHALMLYHSGEQTDDDASSVSEQDHVREQTDEDV from the exons ATGGAAGGGACGGAGAGCAGAAGCGGCACTTCCTCCTCTGTCGTCGCAGACTGGAGTTTAGTGTTTTGGACTCTGTGCTCTGTGCTCCTGCCGGTGCTGATCACCTTGTGGTGCAGCTTCCAGCGGTCCCGGCGGCAGGTGTTGATACGAGACATCTTTCGCAAGAGCAAGCATGACTGGCACTACACGGACCTCTTTGGCCAGCCTTCCTACTGCTGCGTCTGTGCTCAGCACATCCTTCAGGGAGCTTTCTGCAACTGCTGTGGGCTGCGTGTCAGCGAAGGGTGCCTCAAGAAGGCTGACCAGCTTTTTCTCTGCAAGGAAATTATGATGAGGAGCAATGGCGGAGCCCAAACCTCTATGCCACACCACTGGATCAGAGGCAATGTCCcactctgcagctgctgtatGATATGCAAACAGCAGTGCGGCACACAGCCCAAGCTCTGCGACTACAG atgtGTGTGGTGTCAGTACACTGTGCATGATGAATGCATGATGGATTGTTTAAAGACTGAGGAGTGTACATTTGGAGAATTCAGAGACTTAATTATTCCACCATACTATTTGTCTACAATCAACCATATGCGTAAAGACAAAAGAAGCAGTTATGAAAAG GTAGTACCGTACTGCAGAAAACACTGGATGCCAGTAATCATCCTGGCTAATACTCGTAGTGGAAACAACATGGGTGAAACTTTACTAGGagaatttaaaattctgctgaACCCTGTTCAG gTCTTTGATCTAAGCAAAATTGCACCTGCTAAAGCACTCCAACTTTGTACCTTGCTGCCTTGCAACACTGTCAGGGTTCTTGTCTGTGGTGGGGATGGCACAGTAGGCTGGGTCCTGGACGCAATTGATGAAATGAAGATAAAG GGGCAAGAACGCTATATTCCACAAGTTTCGATTTTACCTCTGGGAACAGGTAATGACCTGTCTAATACACTGGGCTGGGGTGCAGGTTATGCTGGAGAAGTCCCTGTAGAGCAAATCTTACGAAATGTCATGGAGGCAGATGGAATCAAGCTAGACAG ATGGAAGGTACAAGTAACAAACAAAGGATACTACAACTTAAGGAAACCAAAG GTATTCACAATGAACAACTACTTTTCTATAGGACCTGATGCTCTCATGGCTTTAAATTTTCATGCTCATCGTGAGAAGACTCcctctctgttttccagcagaattATTAATAAG gctgtttattttttttatggaaCCAAAGACTGCTTAGTACAAGAATGTAAAGATCTTAACAAGAAAGTTGAG CTAGAGTTGGATGGTGAGAGGATTGAGTTGCCCAATTTGGAAGGCATCATTGTCCTGAATATTGGATATTGGGGAGGTGGCTGTAGGCTCTGGGAAGGAATGGGTGATGAACCTTACCCCTTGGCAAG ACATGATGATGGACTTCTGGAAGTTGTTGGCGTTCATGGTTCTTTCCACTGTGCCCAGATTCAGGTGAAACTAGCAAGTCCTGTTCGCCTAGGGCAGGCACATACAGTGAGG CTGATCTTGAAGAGTTCAAAGATGCCGATGCAGGTGGATGGAGAGCCCTGGGCTCAGGGGCCCTGCACTGTTACCATAACTCATAAGACACATGCACTGATGTTGTATCACTCGGGTGAACAAACAGATGACGATGCTTCCAGCGTGTCTGAGCAAGACCACGTGAGAGAACAGACGGACGAAGATGTATAG
- the C18H17orf67 gene encoding uncharacterized protein C17orf67 homolog gives MKTLLVFVFFLVLITTFTDTSPILAEKDAKQILRTRREDRPRKAGFPDEPMREYMLYLQHLEQRSEEQFLEHWLNPHCFPHCNRDLVHPI, from the exons ATGAAGACGCTACTTGTGTTTGTCTTCTTTTTGGTCCTGATTACCACTTTTACAG ATACTTCACCAATTTTAGCTGAAAAAGATGCCAAACAGATTCTGAGAACTCGTCGTGAAGACAGACCGAGAAAAGCTGGTTTCCCTGATGAGCCAATGAGG gaGTATATGCTTTACCTCCAGCACTTGGAGCAGAGATCGGAAGAACAATTCCTTGAACACTGGTTGAATCCACATTGCTTCCCACATTGCAACAGGGATTTAGTGCATCCAATCTAA